In Terriglobia bacterium, a single window of DNA contains:
- a CDS encoding BlaI/MecI/CopY family transcriptional regulator: MAVEQNVVLPTRAEMRILQVLWDLEQATVEEVINHASLAPRPNYKTTQTILRIMEEKSLVRHVSRGRVFVFEPCVTRDQVGRLSVQTLLEQNFGGSPAQLLVNLLEAGPVKEPELEELEALIRNYRKQKGDGSK, translated from the coding sequence ATGGCTGTGGAACAGAACGTAGTGCTACCGACCCGCGCGGAAATGCGCATTCTTCAGGTCCTTTGGGACCTGGAACAGGCCACCGTGGAAGAAGTGATCAACCATGCCAGCCTGGCGCCCCGTCCGAATTACAAGACAACGCAGACCATTTTGCGCATCATGGAAGAAAAGAGCCTGGTGCGGCATGTGAGCCGCGGGCGGGTCTTTGTGTTTGAACCCTGCGTCACCCGGGACCAAGTGGGCAGACTCTCCGTGCAGACGCTGCTGGAACAGAATTTTGGCGGATCGCCGGCCCAGTTGCTGGTGAACCTGCTGGAAGCCGGCCCGGTGAAGGAGCCCGAGCTGGAGGAACTGGAAGCCCTCATCCGGAACTATCGCAAACAAAAGGGAGACGGTTCCAAATAG